A genomic stretch from Nitrospirota bacterium includes:
- a CDS encoding B12-binding domain-containing radical SAM protein produces the protein MKVLLINPENKKSVFAYRPEDVKAFWFPKLSLPTIAAYTPSDVDVRIVDECVQDIDFNADVDIVGISVMTFLSTRAYEIAARFRARGVKVVLGGIHVSMCPDEAAQHADSVVVGEAEKTWPMLIEDFKRGEMKPMYVEKNLSDLQCLPTPRRDLLKPGAYWTTNCVQTSRGCPFDCDFCTVTVFGGNQFRLRPVDEVVEEVRRLNKKFVVFVDDNIAGHKAYAKELFKKLIPLKINWGSQASLTMSRDPELMELAAKSGCTGLFIGVETISTENLASANKRFNKVDKYREEFSRFHDYGMQIMTGMIFGFDNDDESVFERTVEFLESNRIELAMFNILTPLPGTNLHKQMVAEGRIIDTNWENYDGRHVVFQPKLMSPETLQEGFLWAYHKFFSVPSVFRRVIPSFWKVPRKMLIVERLAVNYAFRKIVKRVPAGSLSPLAKTLRNIPGMLPTIETEGLIPNAISTIREKIGNVSDQVSIAGNNLYVKVRKSAKVQALLIELEGTMDKINALELKQRIIAAVEKSKMDIVINFENLKETTPAALSTLFDLGTLKDKIAPYKIKCTNLKASFSEAVEKINQSSLVNPLLFEIPAEEVY, from the coding sequence ATGAAAGTATTATTAATTAATCCGGAAAACAAAAAATCGGTCTTTGCATACAGACCGGAGGATGTAAAGGCATTCTGGTTCCCTAAACTCAGTCTGCCGACTATTGCTGCGTATACTCCATCCGACGTCGATGTAAGAATAGTTGATGAATGTGTGCAGGATATTGATTTTAACGCGGACGTTGACATTGTCGGCATATCTGTCATGACATTTCTATCAACGAGGGCATATGAGATAGCCGCCAGGTTCCGGGCAAGAGGGGTAAAGGTTGTACTCGGAGGCATACATGTCAGCATGTGCCCGGATGAGGCAGCTCAACATGCAGACAGCGTGGTCGTTGGAGAGGCAGAGAAGACATGGCCAATGCTGATAGAGGATTTCAAACGCGGCGAAATGAAACCCATGTATGTAGAAAAAAACCTCTCAGACCTTCAATGCCTGCCAACGCCGAGGAGGGACCTGTTAAAGCCCGGAGCCTACTGGACTACCAACTGTGTACAGACCAGCCGCGGATGTCCATTTGATTGTGACTTCTGTACAGTCACCGTCTTTGGCGGCAACCAGTTCCGCCTCAGACCGGTAGATGAGGTTGTGGAAGAGGTCAGACGACTGAACAAAAAGTTTGTAGTCTTCGTTGATGATAATATTGCAGGCCATAAGGCGTATGCTAAAGAGCTGTTTAAGAAGCTGATCCCTCTTAAGATAAACTGGGGGAGTCAGGCAAGTCTTACCATGTCAAGGGATCCTGAGCTCATGGAGCTTGCTGCAAAGAGCGGCTGCACCGGCCTCTTCATAGGGGTTGAGACTATCTCAACAGAGAACCTGGCATCAGCAAACAAGAGATTTAATAAGGTGGATAAGTACAGAGAAGAATTCAGCAGGTTCCATGACTATGGAATGCAGATTATGACAGGGATGATATTCGGTTTCGACAACGATGATGAGAGTGTTTTTGAACGAACTGTAGAGTTTTTAGAAAGCAACAGGATAGAGCTTGCAATGTTTAATATTCTTACCCCTTTACCTGGAACAAACCTGCACAAACAGATGGTAGCAGAAGGAAGGATTATTGATACGAATTGGGAAAACTATGATGGAAGGCATGTCGTATTCCAGCCTAAGCTTATGAGTCCTGAGACATTGCAGGAAGGTTTTTTATGGGCGTATCACAAGTTTTTCTCTGTGCCGTCAGTCTTCAGGCGTGTAATTCCAAGTTTCTGGAAGGTCCCGAGAAAGATGCTTATAGTAGAGCGTCTTGCTGTCAACTATGCATTCAGAAAGATAGTAAAGCGAGTTCCGGCAGGGAGCCTTTCTCCGCTGGCAAAGACTCTTAGAAATATACCGGGAATGCTGCCGACTATCGAGACAGAGGGCTTGATACCAAATGCCATCAGCACCATACGGGAAAAAATAGGCAATGTCTCTGATCAGGTCAGCATTGCAGGAAATAATCTCTATGTAAAGGTAAGGAAGAGCGCAAAGGTGCAGGCATTACTTATTGAACTCGAAGGGACAATGGACAAGATAAACGCATTAGAATTGAAACAGCGTATAATTGCAGCAGTCGAGAAATCTAAGATGGACATAGTTATCAACTTTGAAAATCTAAAAGAGACTACTCCGGCTGCCCTCAGCACACTGTTTGATCTCGGCACTTTAAAGGACAAGATTGCCCCATATAAGATAAAATGTACAAACCTTAAGGCTTCGTTCAGTGAAGCAGTTGAAAAGATCAACCAGTCGAGTCTTGTAAATCCATTATTATTTGAGATACCGGCAGAAGAGGTCTATTAA
- the argH gene encoding argininosuccinate lyase, with product MKKKKLWGGRFSKPTEKSVEEFTESVSFDKRLYKYDISGSIAHAKMLGRIGLLKKKEVSDIVTGLEEIEKEIEDGRFSFSVELEDIHMNIEKRLTDKIGPAGAKLHTARSRNDQVALDLRLYLRDVIEETIDSISEFKKVLVDKAMANISVIMPGYTHLQAAQPVLFSHYLLAYWEMFERDRERLADSIKRVNSMPLGSGAIAGTSFPLDREYVAKLLCFDRVSQNSMDAVSDRDFVIEFLSASAVLGMHLSRLSEDMIIWSTQEFRFIELPDAFCTGSSMMPQKKNPDILELMRGKTGRLYGNLTSVLTTMKGLPLTYNRDLQEDKEPLFDTVDTILSALKIFPALIAGTIIRDKITAHAASRGYMWATDVADYLVGKGVPFRTAHEITGKLVSHCLKTGKEIQEVSLEELSKFSDRFKKDIYDMIPPEASVNIRCVTGGTATEMVLKRLKEIINNRL from the coding sequence ATGAAAAAGAAGAAACTCTGGGGCGGCAGGTTTTCCAAACCGACTGAAAAATCAGTTGAGGAGTTTACCGAGTCTGTATCGTTTGATAAACGCCTCTATAAGTATGATATCTCCGGAAGCATCGCGCATGCAAAGATGCTTGGCAGGATCGGTCTGCTTAAAAAAAAGGAAGTATCAGACATCGTAACGGGGCTTGAGGAGATTGAGAAAGAGATTGAAGACGGGAGGTTTTCATTCTCTGTAGAATTAGAAGATATACACATGAACATTGAAAAAAGGCTTACTGACAAGATAGGTCCTGCAGGCGCAAAGCTGCATACTGCAAGGAGCAGGAATGATCAGGTAGCCCTTGACCTCAGGCTTTACCTTCGGGATGTTATTGAGGAGACAATTGACTCGATATCTGAGTTTAAGAAGGTATTAGTTGACAAGGCAATGGCAAACATCAGTGTGATAATGCCCGGATATACACACTTGCAGGCTGCCCAGCCGGTCCTATTTTCCCATTACCTGCTTGCCTATTGGGAAATGTTTGAGAGAGACAGGGAACGACTCGCTGATAGCATTAAAAGGGTTAATTCGATGCCTTTAGGCTCAGGTGCAATAGCAGGTACCTCCTTCCCGCTGGACAGAGAATACGTCGCTAAATTACTCTGTTTTGACAGGGTTTCCCAAAACAGCATGGACGCTGTCAGTGACAGGGATTTTGTCATTGAATTCCTTTCTGCATCTGCAGTCCTTGGCATGCATCTGTCGAGGCTCAGTGAAGACATGATCATATGGTCCACTCAGGAGTTCCGGTTTATAGAACTCCCGGATGCATTCTGTACGGGATCAAGCATGATGCCGCAGAAAAAAAACCCTGACATACTTGAACTCATGCGCGGCAAGACAGGCAGATTATATGGAAACCTTACCTCTGTACTTACTACGATGAAGGGCCTTCCATTAACTTACAACCGGGACTTGCAGGAAGACAAAGAGCCGCTGTTTGACACAGTTGATACAATTCTTTCTGCATTAAAGATATTCCCGGCATTAATTGCCGGGACAATTATAAGGGATAAAATTACTGCTCATGCAGCCTCCAGGGGGTACATGTGGGCTACAGATGTAGCCGACTATCTTGTCGGAAAAGGGGTGCCTTTCAGGACAGCACATGAAATTACAGGTAAACTCGTAAGCCACTGTTTAAAAACAGGAAAGGAGATTCAGGAGGTCAGCCTCGAAGAACTGTCAAAATTTTCTGATAGGTTTAAGAAGGACATTTATGATATGATACCTCCTGAAGCCTCGGTCAATATCAGGTGTGTAACAGGAGGCACAGCGACAGAGATGGTATTAAAGAGGTTAAAGGAGATAATAAACAACAGACTATGA
- a CDS encoding argininosuccinate synthase, with product MNTNKVVLAYSGGLDTSVIIRWLIEKYECEVIAFIADLGQSEDLQAIEQKAIKTGASKAIVEDVREEFVRDYIYPALKANAVYEGTYLMGTSLARPLIAKKQIEAALREGAGAVAHGATGKGNDQVRFELTYSALSPSIKIIAPWREWDFESRSDLIEYAKKHDIPVPVTRAKPYSCDANLFHISYEGGILEDPWASYPEDMFSLTVSPEAAPDKPVLLEIGFEKGIPVTIDGKHLSPFKLLSQLNKAGGENGIGRVDVVENRYVGIKSRGVYETPGGTILHLAHRAIETITMDREVMHLRDSLIPRFAELIYNGYWFSPERKMLEAAINASQENVTGTVRLKLYKGNCIVVGRKSPVSLYRPEIVTFEKGEGYNQKDAEGFIRINALRLKNQKK from the coding sequence ATGAATACAAATAAGGTTGTGCTTGCCTACTCAGGCGGGCTTGATACATCGGTGATTATCAGGTGGCTTATTGAAAAATATGAGTGTGAGGTTATAGCATTTATTGCTGACCTCGGACAGTCAGAAGACTTACAGGCCATAGAGCAAAAGGCCATTAAGACAGGAGCAAGCAAGGCAATTGTTGAGGATGTACGGGAAGAATTTGTCCGGGACTATATATATCCTGCACTGAAGGCCAATGCAGTCTATGAAGGGACATACCTGATGGGTACATCCCTGGCCCGACCCCTCATAGCAAAGAAACAGATAGAGGCAGCCCTGCGTGAGGGTGCCGGTGCAGTAGCACACGGGGCTACCGGAAAAGGGAACGATCAGGTCAGGTTTGAACTGACATACTCCGCACTCTCCCCTTCTATCAAGATAATAGCGCCATGGAGGGAGTGGGACTTTGAATCACGCAGCGACTTGATAGAGTACGCAAAGAAGCATGACATACCTGTACCTGTAACCAGGGCAAAACCTTACAGCTGTGATGCCAATCTTTTTCATATCAGCTATGAAGGCGGGATACTTGAAGACCCCTGGGCATCATATCCTGAAGACATGTTTTCTCTCACTGTATCTCCTGAGGCTGCGCCTGATAAGCCAGTATTATTAGAAATTGGCTTTGAGAAAGGGATTCCTGTTACAATAGACGGGAAACATCTGTCACCATTCAAGCTTCTGTCTCAGTTAAACAAGGCCGGAGGTGAAAACGGCATAGGCCGCGTTGACGTTGTAGAAAACAGATATGTAGGTATCAAGTCTCGCGGAGTGTATGAAACCCCTGGCGGCACTATACTGCATCTTGCCCACCGCGCAATAGAGACGATAACCATGGACCGTGAGGTCATGCACCTCAGGGATTCGCTTATACCCAGGTTTGCAGAGCTCATATACAACGGTTACTGGTTTTCCCCGGAGAGGAAAATGCTTGAGGCGGCAATAAACGCCTCACAGGAGAATGTGACCGGGACCGTCAGGTTAAAGTTATATAAGGGGAACTGTATCGTAGTCGGCCGGAAATCCCCTGTGTCATTATACAGACCGGAGATCGTCACCTTTGAGAAGGGTGAGGGCTATAACCAGAAGGATGCAGAGGGCTTTATCAGGATAAATGCCCTGAGGTTGAAGAACCAGAAAAAATGA
- the argF gene encoding ornithine carbamoyltransferase: protein MTRNLLTIYDLSAKEIESLIIRAKELKAILKEGVECSSLKGKTLGLLFEKQSTRTRLSFEVAILQLGGHSIYLSPHQIQMGRGEEIRDTARIFAGYLDGIVIRTFEQKMIEEFAVHSSIPVINGLTDRHHPCQIISDILTILENKGRISGIRLTYIGDGNNVAHSLIEGAALMGMHLRVATPAGYEPDAKIVEMAVQKAKETGAVIEVMEDPFDAANGADVVYTDVWTSMGQEKEEDSRRKIFREYQINKELMKKAAADAIILHCLPAHRGEEITDDMMESHQSVVFDQAENRLHMQKALLEMLMSYRKQ from the coding sequence ATGACACGGAATTTATTAACTATATATGACCTTTCTGCGAAAGAGATAGAATCGCTCATTATCAGGGCAAAAGAACTCAAGGCTATTCTAAAGGAAGGGGTTGAATGCAGTTCACTGAAAGGTAAGACCCTCGGATTGTTATTTGAGAAACAGTCTACGAGAACACGATTATCTTTTGAGGTCGCCATATTACAGCTTGGCGGACATTCCATTTATCTTTCTCCTCATCAGATACAGATGGGACGGGGTGAAGAGATCAGAGATACTGCAAGGATATTCGCCGGGTATCTCGATGGAATAGTTATCAGGACATTTGAACAAAAGATGATCGAGGAGTTTGCAGTACACTCGTCAATACCGGTAATAAATGGCCTTACAGATCGGCATCACCCATGTCAGATTATATCTGACATTCTCACTATACTGGAGAATAAAGGACGCATATCCGGAATCAGGCTTACCTATATTGGAGATGGTAATAATGTAGCACACTCTCTTATTGAAGGTGCGGCACTTATGGGGATGCACCTCAGGGTGGCGACTCCTGCAGGCTATGAGCCTGATGCAAAGATAGTTGAAATGGCTGTTCAAAAGGCCAAGGAGACAGGGGCTGTCATTGAAGTTATGGAAGACCCCTTTGATGCGGCTAATGGTGCAGATGTCGTTTATACAGATGTCTGGACAAGTATGGGGCAGGAAAAAGAAGAGGACAGCCGCAGGAAGATTTTTCGAGAATATCAGATAAACAAAGAGTTAATGAAAAAGGCTGCTGCTGATGCCATTATCCTACACTGCCTGCCTGCCCACAGAGGGGAAGAGATTACAGATGACATGATGGAATCCCATCAGTCAGTCGTATTTGACCAGGCAGAGAACAGACTGCATATGCAGAAGGCACTGCTGGAAATGCTGATGAGTTATAGGAAGCAATGA
- a CDS encoding aspartate aminotransferase family protein, with protein sequence MIANELFNEAGKYIMNTYRRLPLLIVKGRGNRVYDEEGREYLDFVSGLAVNNLGHCNPRVTVAFQKQAQRLVHTSNLFYTEPQVNLAKLLVENSFADKVFFCNSGAEANEAAIKLVRKYSMEKGTGRYEIITAFNSFHGRTMATLTATGQDKFHKGFSPLLPGFSYVPFNDIAALEKAITEKTAAIMIEPIQGEGGVNIPDKDYLKHLREICNSKGILLVLDEVQTGIGRTGKLFAYQHSGIEPDIITLAKGLGGGLPIGAMLAKDFVAAAFTPGTHASTFGGTPLVCSAAIEVIKILTEDDLMLDNCRRMGIYLVAELNDLKLKYPHLIKDVRGKGLITGMELNISGETIVTECIKRGIIINCTMENVLRFLPPLDISQPDINKLTDTLTDVFKNIRI encoded by the coding sequence ATGATTGCTAATGAATTATTTAATGAAGCAGGCAAATATATAATGAACACGTATAGACGGCTGCCCCTTTTAATAGTTAAAGGGAGGGGAAACCGGGTGTACGACGAGGAAGGCAGGGAATATCTCGATTTCGTAAGCGGTCTTGCAGTCAACAACCTTGGACATTGCAATCCCCGGGTCACGGTGGCCTTCCAGAAACAGGCTCAGCGGCTGGTTCATACTTCAAATCTCTTCTACACAGAACCGCAGGTTAATCTGGCAAAGCTGCTTGTTGAGAACTCTTTTGCAGACAAGGTCTTCTTCTGCAACAGCGGTGCAGAGGCAAATGAAGCGGCTATCAAATTAGTCAGAAAATATTCGATGGAAAAGGGAACAGGGCGATATGAAATAATTACCGCCTTTAACTCATTCCATGGCCGGACCATGGCAACGCTTACGGCAACAGGACAGGACAAGTTTCACAAGGGATTTTCCCCCTTGTTACCTGGATTCTCATATGTCCCTTTCAATGACATTGCGGCACTGGAAAAGGCTATAACAGAAAAGACGGCCGCTATCATGATTGAACCTATACAGGGTGAAGGCGGGGTCAATATCCCGGACAAGGATTATCTTAAGCATCTCAGAGAAATATGTAACTCTAAAGGTATCCTTCTTGTCCTTGATGAAGTTCAGACAGGCATAGGCAGGACAGGAAAACTATTTGCATATCAACATTCCGGTATAGAGCCTGATATAATTACCCTCGCCAAGGGGTTGGGAGGCGGCCTGCCGATAGGGGCTATGCTTGCCAAAGATTTTGTTGCAGCGGCTTTTACACCCGGCACCCACGCGTCTACTTTTGGCGGTACACCACTCGTATGTTCCGCCGCTATAGAGGTAATAAAGATACTTACGGAAGATGACCTCATGCTTGATAACTGCAGGAGGATGGGGATCTATCTGGTTGCAGAACTTAATGATCTCAAATTGAAATATCCTCATTTGATAAAGGATGTCCGGGGTAAAGGGCTCATCACAGGCATGGAATTGAATATTAGCGGGGAGACTATCGTCACAGAATGTATAAAAAGGGGGATCATAATAAATTGTACTATGGAGAACGTACTGAGGTTTCTGCCCCCGCTGGACATAAGTCAGCCAGACATTAATAAACTAACTGATACACTCACGGATGTATTTAAAAACATCAGGATATGA
- a CDS encoding YtxH domain-containing protein → MACDHGRGENLVFLLVGGLIGAGVALLYAPKAGRETREDIKRLAARGAERFNESRELIEAKMSNLMHQISTKTEELIHGGTQLAEDKKREIMAAIQAAKKAYDEERRKLEEERRSA, encoded by the coding sequence ATGGCTTGTGATCATGGAAGGGGTGAAAACCTGGTGTTTTTACTTGTTGGAGGTCTTATCGGAGCCGGTGTAGCGTTGTTGTATGCCCCGAAAGCTGGACGTGAGACACGTGAAGATATCAAAAGGCTGGCTGCTCGCGGGGCAGAACGTTTTAACGAGAGCAGGGAGTTGATTGAAGCGAAGATGTCTAACCTCATGCATCAGATCAGCACCAAGACAGAAGAGCTTATCCACGGCGGTACACAGCTTGCTGAAGACAAGAAGCGTGAGATAATGGCAGCCATTCAGGCAGCCAAAAAGGCATATGACGAGGAACGGCGGAAGCTTGAAGAGGAGAGAAGATCTGCTTAA
- a CDS encoding anaerobic glycerol-3-phosphate dehydrogenase subunit C: MQVYAKEFRAQVESCYSCGQCESYCPFFPRVFSILEEEEQSGKEGLLESAFEGLLGFCYDCKLCRTSCPFKYDLPQIVIRAKAGVMRNGNPPLIKKIFRNVDEVESALKWFAPVLNPIIRNRNFRNVLQRYTGIHRDRLLPTFNFMTFRMRVLIQQINGILPKEKKETDVRSPLKVIYFYGCYTNYHRPQEGIAALKILKSCGIEVVIPAHRCCGLPQLSEGFPEEARNNMIYNLSIWEQYVSSGYDILVTSSPCGLTIKQDYPALIGPAADFLKGHVFEVTEYLLRLYELGKIQIPVIPLKQQVAYHISCHLKAQNMGMPALELLRRIPGMKIKVIDSGCCGAAGCMGYTEDTFDLSMKIGSPMTEGILESFPDIVVSDCPKCNLQIQQGTGLNAVHPIELLASCLSPMGPVTVTSRPVTATIYNK, encoded by the coding sequence ATGCAAGTCTATGCTAAGGAGTTCAGGGCCCAGGTAGAAAGCTGCTATAGCTGCGGACAGTGCGAGTCTTACTGTCCTTTTTTTCCGCGGGTCTTCAGTATCCTGGAGGAAGAGGAACAGTCTGGCAAGGAAGGACTTCTGGAATCGGCATTTGAAGGACTTTTGGGTTTCTGTTACGATTGTAAACTCTGCAGGACCTCATGTCCTTTCAAATATGATCTCCCTCAGATAGTGATCAGGGCCAAGGCCGGGGTAATGAGAAATGGTAATCCACCCTTGATCAAAAAAATCTTTAGAAATGTTGATGAGGTGGAATCTGCCCTGAAATGGTTTGCCCCGGTGCTGAATCCAATTATCCGAAACCGGAATTTTAGAAACGTACTTCAAAGGTATACAGGGATTCACAGGGACCGCCTTCTTCCAACATTCAACTTTATGACTTTTCGTATGCGAGTCTTAATACAGCAGATAAACGGGATTCTACCTAAGGAAAAGAAAGAAACTGATGTAAGATCGCCTCTTAAGGTAATCTATTTCTACGGTTGCTATACCAATTATCACAGGCCTCAGGAGGGTATCGCCGCTTTGAAAATACTGAAATCGTGCGGAATAGAGGTAGTTATTCCGGCTCATCGTTGCTGTGGTCTACCCCAGTTATCGGAGGGTTTCCCGGAAGAAGCAAGGAATAACATGATTTATAACCTGTCAATATGGGAACAATATGTCTCATCCGGTTACGATATATTAGTCACCTCCAGCCCCTGCGGACTGACGATAAAGCAGGACTACCCTGCGTTGATTGGTCCTGCCGCGGACTTTCTGAAGGGACACGTCTTTGAAGTTACGGAATATCTCCTCCGGCTATATGAACTGGGTAAGATACAGATACCTGTGATTCCTTTGAAACAACAGGTTGCTTATCATATATCCTGTCATCTGAAGGCACAAAACATGGGAATGCCGGCACTGGAACTTCTGCGGCGTATACCTGGGATGAAGATAAAGGTTATTGACTCGGGGTGCTGCGGTGCGGCTGGGTGCATGGGCTATACTGAGGACACTTTTGATCTTTCAATGAAGATTGGATCCCCTATGACAGAGGGAATCCTTGAATCCTTTCCAGACATTGTCGTCAGTGACTGTCCGAAGTGCAATCTGCAGATTCAACAGGGGACCGGACTGAACGCCGTTCATCCTATTGAGTTACTGGCGAGCTGCCTTTCGCCTATGGGTCCAGTTACTGTAACATCGAGGCCGGTGACAGCGACTATTTATAACAAATAA
- a CDS encoding DUF882 domain-containing protein: MLITYPTRLWEVSQTGLLLNDVRQAALNLRLGGVGYYPDANFVHLDSGRFRFW; encoded by the coding sequence ATTTTAATTACATATCCTACCCGCCTTTGGGAGGTCTCTCAAACAGGACTCCTTTTGAACGACGTCAGGCAGGCGGCCCTTAATCTGCGGCTTGGCGGGGTCGGGTATTATCCTGACGCCAATTTCGTTCACCTCGACTCAGGTAGATTCAGATTCTGGTAA
- a CDS encoding mechanosensitive ion channel has translation MDTLQKILEELNYLLDFTIFTLGKTPVTNRTVLYIAVLIFLIFYLTTKLKKWIVEGLLIKSTIDLGVREAIGTIISYIIILLGIIIIFQSFGIDLSTVTIITGALGIGVGFGLQSITNNFVSGLVILLERPIKVGDRIEVGSIVGDVVKISARATTLMTNDNIAIIVPNSEFISSKVINWSYIDRDVRFNVPVGVSYNSDPELVKKVLLEVADSCPGVLKKPKPDVIFHEFGDSALSFSLRVWTRDYITKPNVLKSELNYLIHDKFRDYKIEIPFPQRDIHIRSGNIELKAAEKNIPVYPEKG, from the coding sequence CCAACCGTACTGTCCTGTATATTGCTGTCCTTATCTTTCTTATCTTTTATCTCACAACCAAATTAAAGAAATGGATTGTTGAGGGACTCCTTATAAAGAGCACTATTGACCTTGGAGTACGGGAAGCTATCGGAACTATCATCAGCTACATCATAATCCTGTTAGGGATTATCATTATATTTCAGTCCTTTGGCATAGACCTCAGTACTGTGACTATTATTACTGGCGCCCTTGGTATTGGTGTTGGATTCGGGCTTCAGTCTATTACAAATAACTTTGTCAGCGGTCTTGTAATCCTGCTGGAACGTCCTATAAAAGTTGGTGACCGGATTGAGGTCGGGAGTATAGTTGGGGATGTTGTTAAGATATCCGCAAGGGCTACAACATTGATGACCAACGACAACATAGCAATAATAGTCCCAAATTCTGAATTCATATCGTCGAAAGTTATTAATTGGAGTTACATTGACAGGGATGTCAGATTTAATGTTCCTGTGGGTGTTTCATACAATTCTGATCCTGAACTTGTTAAGAAGGTCCTGCTGGAGGTAGCTGACAGTTGCCCGGGTGTATTAAAGAAACCTAAACCGGATGTTATCTTCCATGAGTTTGGAGACAGTGCCCTTTCGTTCTCACTGCGGGTATGGACTCGTGATTACATTACAAAACCGAATGTGTTAAAAAGCGAGTTGAATTATTTAATTCACGACAAGTTCAGGGATTATAAAATCGAGATCCCATTTCCCCAGCGTGATATTCATATCCGAAGTGGCAATATTGAATTAAAGGCAGCTGAAAAGAACATTCCGGTATATCCGGAAAAGGGATAA